The following proteins come from a genomic window of Oncorhynchus clarkii lewisi isolate Uvic-CL-2024 chromosome 23, UVic_Ocla_1.0, whole genome shotgun sequence:
- the LOC139381694 gene encoding transmembrane protein 178A-like has product MKPCKPVLIRRSEVDGVTDTSLTESSNVNAGKMEKQTLVTAISLSMSLASLALLIAAIMTDHWYETDTTQHRQNCDQFGPDANDQKNRRMPIYHLPLMDSSNPRRNQALLRAIHVGSREEELLENWRSILGMGILETECGRPLFSTYSGLWRKCYYLGKDRDIDNLIAKGIAQRCITIKYHFSQPIRLRNIPLNLTRTIQQDEWHLLHLRRITAGFLGMAAAVLLCGCIVASVSFAWEKSLTQHVSGLLFLMAGIFCTISLCTYAANVSYDLARVPPFIYGLPADVEHGYSWSSFCAWLSLGLTVASGCLCTTFPILSHSNSKAQQGKGKAAPNDCV; this is encoded by the exons ATGAAGCCCTGCAAGCCCGTGTTGATAAGGAGGAGTGAAGTGGACGGAGTGACGGATACTTCCCTGACCGAATCTTCAAATGTTAATGCCGGCAAGATGGAGAAACAGACCTTGGTGACGGCTATCAGTTTGTCCATGAGCCTGGCATCTCTGGCACTTCTCATCGCCGCTATCATGACCGACCACTGGTACGAGACGGACACCACACAGCACAGGCAGAACTGCGACCAGTTCGGGCCGGACGCCAACGACCAGAAGAACCGGCGGATGCCCATCTATCACCTGCCCCTGATGGACAGCAGCAATCCTCGGAGGAACCAGGCACTGCTCCGGGCGATCCACGtcgggagtagagaggaggagctcCTGGAAAACTGGAGGTCCATTTTGGGAATGGGAATTTTAGAAACGGAATGCGGGCGGCCTCTATTCTCCACTTACTCTGGACTTTGGAGGAAATGTTATTATCTAGGAAAGGACAGGGACATCGACAACCTCATTGCCAAGG GTATAGCCCAGCGATGCATCACCATCAAGTACCATTTCTCCCAGCCCATCCGGCTCCGCAACATCCCGCTCAACCTGACCCGCACCATTCAGCAGGATGAGTGGCACCTCTTAC ATCTGCGGCGGATCACAGCGGGGTTTCTGGGTATGGCAGCAGCCGTTCTGTTGTGTGGCTGCATCGTGGCGTCTGTCAGCTTCGCCTGGGAGAAGAGTCTCACTCAGCACGTCTCTGGGCTGCTCTTTCTCATGGCAG GGATCTTCTGCACCATCTCCCTGTGTACCTACGCGGCCAACGTGTCCTATGACCTGGCCAGAGTCCCTCCCTTCATCTACGGGCTACCCGCTGACGTGGAGCATGGCTACAGCTGGTCCAGCTTCTGTGCCTGGCTCAGTCTGGGACTGACAGTGGCGTCTGGATGCCTGTGCACTACTTTCCCCATCCTCAGCCATAGCAACAGCAAAGCCCAGCAGGGCAAGGGTAAGGCTGCACCCAATGACTGTGTTTGA